A stretch of the Papaver somniferum cultivar HN1 chromosome 6, ASM357369v1, whole genome shotgun sequence genome encodes the following:
- the LOC113287641 gene encoding pentatricopeptide repeat-containing protein At1g03560, mitochondrial-like, translated as MRKLHKFISATQLTPRRFSVSSHHNLPGRNDQGTNQISDSIWSKTFPPISRFVSTSFPPPEWIEPFRILNLLDDSPTMESNLDDYCQNFLIKLSPHFVTQLLMSSQLKQNPKLALKFFYWAGKQRNNYSHSLDSYVTLIGILASVRDIEGVKNLVGEVRDRGFFMTISTSNALIKSFGVLGMVEELLWIWRRMIENGIEPNLFTYNIMMDVLVNSMCIESAEKVFDVMEKGRVRPDVVTYNIMIKGYCKSGKTRDAKGKLREMEMKRVGPDKITYLTLIQACYSEEDIASCVSLFNELVEKRLEIPSHAYSLVISGLVKEGKCYEGFAVFDCMVKNGCKANVAIYTALIDALAKSGNGEEAMKFFERMKDEGCEPDEVTYGVIVNCLCKTGKLDLALEYLKFGHEKNIRVNAVVYSSIIDGLGKGGRVDEAEKLYEEMLDKGCTPDSYCYNTLIDAFTKCGKIDEAVTLFKRMEDVGCDQTVYTYTILISGLFKEHKTDKALEMWDMMIDKGITPTPASFRALSTGLCLSGKVARACKILDELASMGVIPETAFEDMIHVLCKAGHIKEACELADGIVDRDHETPGRVRTVLINALRKAGNVDLALKLMQSLIGMQYDRWGSIKTRDKFRNLFES; from the coding sequence ATGAGAAAATTGCACAAATTTATCTCTGCAACTCAACTGACACCCCGTCGATTCTCCGTTTCATCTCACCACAATCTTCCCGGTAGGAATGATCAAGGGACGAATCAAATCTCCGACTCTATCTGGAGCAAAACATTCCCTCCTATTTCAAGGTTCGTTTCGACTTCCTTTCCTCCTCCCGAATGGATAGAACCTTTTAGAATACTCAATCTTTTAGATGATTCTCCAACAATGGAATCCAATTTAGATGATTACTGTCAAAATTTTCTCATCAAATTATCACCTCATTTTGTCACTCAACTACTTATGTCCTCTCAGCTTAAACAAAACCCAAAATTAGCTCTTAAATTCTTTTATTGGGCTGGCAAACAAAGGAATAACTATTCTCACAGTTTAGATTCTTATGTTACATTAATTGGTATACTAGCATCGGTTAGAGACATAGAGGGAGTTAAAAATTTAGTCGGAGAAGTTAGAGATAGAGGTTTTTTTATGACTATTTCAACTTCAAATGCTTTGATTAAGAGTTTTGGGGTTTTAGGAATGGTTGAGGAATTATTATGGATTTGGCGAAGAATGATAGAAAACGGAATTGAGCCAAATTTGTTTACTTACAATATTATGATGGATGTATTGGTAAATTCAATGTGTATAGAATCTGCTGAGAAGGTTTTTGATGTTATGGAAAAGGGAAGAGTTCGTCCTGATGTTGTTACTTACAATATTATGATCAAAGGGTATTGTAAGTCGGGGAAAACAAGGGATGCAAAAGGTAAATTAAGAGAGATGGAAATGAAAAGGGTCGGTCCTGATAAAATTACATATCTTACTTTGATACAAGCTTGTTATTCGGAAGAGGATATTGCTTCTTGTGTGAGTCTTTTCAATGAACTGGTGGAGAAGAGACTGGAAATTCCTTCACATGCTTACAGTTTAGTGATTAGTGGACTTGTTAAAGAAGGGAAATGCTATGAAGGATTTGCTGTTTTTGATTGTATGGTTAAGAATGGTTGTAAAGCTAATGTGGCAATTTATACGGCTTTGATTGATGCTTTGGCGAAAAGTGGGAATGGAGAGGAAGCTATGAAGTTTTTCGAGAGAATGAAGGATGAAGGGTGTGAACCTGATGAGGTTACTTATGGGGTTATTGTAAATTGTTTATGTAAAACGGGGAAGTTGGACTTGGCCTTGGAGTATTTGAAGTTTGGTCATGAGAAAAACATTAGGGTTAATGCAGTAGTATATTCAAGTATAATTGATGGTCTTGGAAAAGGTGGTAGGGTTGATGAAGCAGAGAAGCTTTATGAAGAAATGCTCGATAAGGGATGTACACCAGATTCCTATTGCTATAACACACTCATTGATGCATTTACAAAGTGTGGAAAAATTGATGAAGCAGTAACCTTGTTTAAACGGATGGAGGATGTAGGTTGTGATCAGACAGTTTATACATACACTATTCTCATTAGTGGGTTGTTCAAAGAACATAAAACTGACAAAGCGTTGGAGATGTGGGATATGATGATCGACAAGGGTATAACACCCACTCCAGCATCTTTTAGAGCTCTTTCAACAGGGCTTTGTTTGTCAGGAAAGGTTGCTAGGGCTTGTAAGATTTTGGATGAGTTGGCTTCAATGGGAGTTATTCCAGAGACTGCATTTGAAGACATGATCCACGTTTTATGTAAAGCAGGTCATATAAAGGAGGCTTGCGAATTGGCAGATGGCATTGTTGATAGGGATCATGAGACACCTGGGCGTGTACGCACAGTCCTAATAAACGCATTAAGAAAAGCAGGTAACGTTGATCTGGCCCTGAAACTAATGCAAAGTCTGATTGGTATGCAGTATGACAGATGGGGTAGTATTAAAACACGGGATAAGTTTCGAAATCTCTTTGAGAGCTGA
- the LOC113287642 gene encoding trafficking protein particle complex II-specific subunit 130 homolog isoform X2, with product MANYLAQFQTIKSVSDHLVISVEDVSDLWNVVKKEFEERLPFKRACLNNKARNPVYVEKLPAEFILTTDARLRSRFPQEQSIFWFREPYATVVLVSCEDFDEFKNILKPRLKLIVQNDEREWFIVFVSKAHPSNDSATKLAKKIYSKLEVDFSSKKRERCCKLDLHGPETNFWEDLDSKIMESIRNTLDRRVQFYEEEIRRQSEQRFMPSWNFCNFFILKESLAFMFQMAHLHEDSLREYDELELCYLETALRKRDLGGMDQGDDQAALLKPEYKPLSQIVQDDSFREFEFRQYLFACQSMLLFKLNRPVEVASRGHSFIISFSKALASREHLLPFCLREVWVITACLALIDATSSHYKDKDRLVAPDVEKEFHRLQGDLYSLSRVKFMRLAYLIGYGPEIERSPVNSAALSMLPWPKPTVWPSLPTDASAEVLTKEKMILQTNPRSKHFGIQRKPLPLEPSVLLREANRRRASLSGGNMFEMFDSHPSFIDGSGVDAALGMPVSNKVNAGMPRTNSIPGNFESLVDRPMRISEIHVAAEHALQRTISDPDLWKFLSSVNDFEQKYLELTKGAADNYHHSWWKRHGVVLDGEIAAVYYKHGNFDLAAKSYEKVCALYAGEGWQDLLAEVLPNLAECQKILNDEAGYLSSCVRLLSLDSGLFLTKERQSFQSEVVQIAHSEMKHPVPLDVSSLVTFSGNPGPPLELCDGDPGTLTVTVWSGFPDDITLDALSLSLMATYNADEGAKPIISSKPTILKPGRNSITLAIPPQKPGSYILGVLTGQIGHLRFRSHSFSKGGPADSDDFMSYEKPARPILKVFKPRPLVDLTAAISSALLMNEPQWIGLIVTPINYSLRGASLHIDTGPGLKIEDSHAIEMENHSKVLQNTARTGNSDDSKNESSSVSEEFAQLMLKDGKIELPDWSSNSASVLWFPVHATDSRSADGISSVAAQRQSIVDGMRTIALKLEFGISRNQTFERTLALHFTDPFHVSTRVADKCNSGTLLLQVTLHSQVKATLTIFDVWLDLQDGFAHTGEGDGRPTSSFFPLVISPSSRAGILFGICLGNATNGDETARINSDSILNIRYGILGDRTVGAHNPVATESEGDKKDLLFRSALVLQRPVLDPCLAVGFLPLPSGSLRVGQLVSMRWRIERLKEFDENTISPDNQDEVLYEVNTNPTNWMIAGRKRGHVSLSTKQGSRIVISITCVPLVSGYIRPPQLSLPNLDDANISCNPAGPHLVCILPPALSSSFCIPA from the exons ATGGCGAATTACTTAGCTCAATTTCAAACAATCAAGAGTGTTTCTGATCACTTGGTTATTTCAG TTGAAGATGTGAGCGATTTGTGGAACGTGGTTAAAAAGGAATTTGAAGAGCGTTTGCCATTTAAAAGAGCTTGTTTAAACAACAAGGCTCGGAACCCCGTGTATGTGGAAAAATTACCTGCTGAGTTCATTTTAACAACTGATGCAAGACTCAGAAGCCGATTTCCTCAAGAGCAGTCAATATTTTGGTTTCGGGAGCCATATGCAACTGTGGTCCTAGTTAGTTGCGAG gattttgatgaattcaagaacaTTCTAAAACCGCGTCTAAAGTTGATTGTGCAAAATGATGAAAGGGAGTGGTTTATTGTATTTGTGTCAAAAGCTCACCCCAGCAATGACTCGGCTACTAAGTTGGCAAAAAAGATATATTCGAAGCTTGAGGTGGATTTTAGCTCAAAAAAGAGAGAAAG GTGCTGCAAACTAGATTTGCATGGGCCAGAAACAAATTTTTGGGAGGATTTGGACTCTAAGATCATGGAGTCTATAAGAAATACACTGGATAGACGTGTTCAGTTCTATGAAGAGGAAATTCGCAGGCAAAGTGAACAGCGCTTCATGCCAAGTTGGAATTTTTGTAACTTCTTCATTttgaag gaaagctTGGCTTTTATGTTTCAGATGGCTCATTTGCATGAGGATTCGTTACGCGAGTACGACGAATTGGAACTTTGCTATTTGGAAACAG CCTTGAGAAAGAGGGATTTGGGAGGAATGGACCAAGGAGATGATCAGGCAGCACTCCTAAAACCCGAATATAAACCACTATCGCAGATCGTCCAAGATGATTCATTTAGAGAATTTGAATTTCGGCAGTATCTGTTTGCCTGTCAATCCATG TTGTTGTTCAAGCTAAATCGTCCGGTTGAGGTTGCTTCAAGAGGTCATTCTTTTATAATCAGCTTCTCGAAGGCCTTGGCATCACGAGAA CATCTCTTACCCTTCTGTTTGCGTGAAGTATGGGTAATAACCGCATGCTTAGCTTTAATTGATGCAACCAGTTCCCATTATAAGGATAAGGATAGGCTTGTGGCGCCTGATGTTGAGAAGGAGTTCCACCGCCTTCAGGGTGATCTTTATTCACTAAGTAGGGTTAAG TTCATGAGGCTTGCATATTTAATTGGATATGGACCAGAAATCGAAAGGAGTCCTGTTAACAG TGCTGCATTAAGCATGCTACCTTGGCCCAAGCCAACAGTATGGCCTTCACTTCCGACTGACGCTTCAGCAGAAGTGcttacaaaagaaaaa ATGATTCTTCAAACAAACCCCAGATCCAAGCACTTTGGTATACAGAGGAAACCATTGCCTCTGGAACCTTCTGTGCTTCTACGAGAGGCTAATAGGCGAAGGGCTTCTCTTTCTGGGGGAAATATGTTTGAAATGTTCGATAGTCACCCAAGTTTCATTGATGG CTCAGGAGTGGATGCAGCTCTGGGGATGCCAGTATCAAATAAGGTTAATGCGGGTATGCCCAGAACCAACTCTATACCAGGAAATTTTGAGAGCTTAGTTGATCGGCCTATGCGAATATCAGAAATTCATGTCGCTGCAGAGCATGCCCTGCAGCGTACAATTTCTGATCCTGATTTGTGGAAGTTCTTATCATCTGTAAACGACTTTGAG CAAAAATATCTCGAGCTAACAAAAGGTGCAGCTGATAATTATCACCATTCTTGGTGGAAAAGACATGGTGTTGTCCTAGACGGCGAGATTGCTGCTGTTTACTATAAACATGGAAATTTTGACCTAGCAGCTAAGTCATATGAGAAGGTTTGTGCTCTTTATGCTGGTGAAGGATGGCAGGACTTGCTGGCTGAAGTTCTTCCCAATTTGGCCGAGTGTCAAAAGATACTGAATGATGAAGCTGGTTATCTATCTTCTTGTGTAAGGCTGCTGTCACTGGATAGTGGCTTATTTTTAACTAAAGAACGCCAATCATTTCAGTCAGAGGTTGTTCAGATTGCCCATAGTGAAATGAAGCATCCCGTTCCTTTGGATGTGTCATCATTAGTAACATTTTCTGGGAATCCTGGCCCACCACTCGAGTTGTGTGATGGGGATCCTGGTACCCTAACTGTAACAGTCTGGAGTGGATTTCCTGATGATATAACACTTGATGCACTCAGTCTGTCTCTGATGGCTACATATAATGCTGATGAAGGTGCAAAG CCCATAATAAGTTCCAAACCGACCATATTGAAGCCCGGCAGGAACTCCATTACTCTTGCCATACCCCCACAAAAACCGGGATCATACATCTTGGGGGTTCTCACTGGGCAGATTGGGCACCTAAGGTTTCGATCGCACAGCTTCTCTAAAGGCGGACCTGCAGACAGTGATGATTTTATGAGCTACGAGAAGCCAGCACGGCCAATCTTAAAG GTCTTCAAGCCAAGACCTCTAGTTGATCTTACTGCTGCCATATCGTCTGCTTTGCTGATGAATGAACCACAATGGATTGGATTAATAGTAACGCCTATTAACTACTCCCTTCGAGGTGCTTCCTTGCATATTGATACTGGTCCTGGCCTGAAAATTGAGGATTCACATGCTATTGAGATGGAGAATCACAGTAAGGTACTACAGAACACTGCTCGGACAGGGAACTCTGACGATTCTAAAAATGAAAGTTCTTCTGTTTCTGAAGAATTTGCGCAGCTGATGCTTAAAGATGGTAAAATAGAGTTGCCAGATTGGTCTAGCAATTCCGCCTCTGTTTTGTGGTTTCCTGTACATGCGACTGACAGTAGGTCGGCAGATGGAATTTCATCAG TTGCTGCTCAGAGACAAAGTATAGTTGATGGCATGAGAACAATAGCGTTGAAACTTGAATTTGGAATTTCTCGGAACCAGACATTTGAAAG GACTCTTGCTCTGCATTTCACTGATCCTTTCCATGTGAGTACACGTGTAGCAGACAAGTGCAATAGTGGTACTTTACTTTTGCAG GTCACTCTGCATTCCCAAGTGAAGGCCACATTGACCATATTTGATGTGTGGCTTGATCTGCAAGATGGATTTGCTCATACAGGGGAGGGTGATGGCAGGCCAACTTCAAGCTTCTTCCCACTTGTCATTTCCCCATCATCTAGAGCTGGAATCCTGTTTGGGATCTGCTTAGGGAATGCAACAAATGGAG ATGAAACTGCAAGGATAAATTCTGATAGTATATTAAATATCAGATATGGAATCTTAGGTGATAGAACAGTTGGAGCACATAATCCTGTAGCCACTGAATCTGAAGGTGATAAAAAAGATTTGCTCTTCAGGAGTGCACTCGTTCTGCAAAGGCCTGTGCTTGATCCATGCCTGGCGGTTGGATTTCTTCCCCTCCCCTCAGGTAGTCTGAGAGTTGGTCAGCTTGTTAGCATGAGATGGAGAATTGAAAGGTTAAAGGAATTTGACGAAAACACAATTTCCCCTGACAAT CAAGATGAAGTATTATATGAAGTGAACACAAATCCCACAAACTGGATGATAGCTGGAAGGAAGCGCGGCCATGTTTCACTATCTACGAAGCAAG GTTCGAGGATCGTTATATCAATTACATGTGTACCTTTGGTGTCTGGATATATTCGTCCTCCTCAACTGAGTCTACCAAATCTGGATGATGCTAATATAAGCTGCAATCCTGCTGGCCCACACCTGGTCTGCATTTTACCTCCAGCTCTCAGTTCCTCATTTTGTATCCCAGCATAA
- the LOC113287642 gene encoding trafficking protein particle complex II-specific subunit 130 homolog isoform X1, with the protein MANYLAQFQTIKSVSDHLVISVEDVSDLWNVVKKEFEERLPFKRACLNNKARNPVYVEKLPAEFILTTDARLRSRFPQEQSIFWFREPYATVVLVSCEDFDEFKNILKPRLKLIVQNDEREWFIVFVSKAHPSNDSATKLAKKIYSKLEVDFSSKKRERCCKLDLHGPETNFWEDLDSKIMESIRNTLDRRVQFYEEEIRRQSEQRFMPSWNFCNFFILKESLAFMFQMAHLHEDSLREYDELELCYLETVNTSALRKRDLGGMDQGDDQAALLKPEYKPLSQIVQDDSFREFEFRQYLFACQSMLLFKLNRPVEVASRGHSFIISFSKALASREHLLPFCLREVWVITACLALIDATSSHYKDKDRLVAPDVEKEFHRLQGDLYSLSRVKFMRLAYLIGYGPEIERSPVNSAALSMLPWPKPTVWPSLPTDASAEVLTKEKMILQTNPRSKHFGIQRKPLPLEPSVLLREANRRRASLSGGNMFEMFDSHPSFIDGSGVDAALGMPVSNKVNAGMPRTNSIPGNFESLVDRPMRISEIHVAAEHALQRTISDPDLWKFLSSVNDFEQKYLELTKGAADNYHHSWWKRHGVVLDGEIAAVYYKHGNFDLAAKSYEKVCALYAGEGWQDLLAEVLPNLAECQKILNDEAGYLSSCVRLLSLDSGLFLTKERQSFQSEVVQIAHSEMKHPVPLDVSSLVTFSGNPGPPLELCDGDPGTLTVTVWSGFPDDITLDALSLSLMATYNADEGAKPIISSKPTILKPGRNSITLAIPPQKPGSYILGVLTGQIGHLRFRSHSFSKGGPADSDDFMSYEKPARPILKVFKPRPLVDLTAAISSALLMNEPQWIGLIVTPINYSLRGASLHIDTGPGLKIEDSHAIEMENHSKVLQNTARTGNSDDSKNESSSVSEEFAQLMLKDGKIELPDWSSNSASVLWFPVHATDSRSADGISSVAAQRQSIVDGMRTIALKLEFGISRNQTFERTLALHFTDPFHVSTRVADKCNSGTLLLQVTLHSQVKATLTIFDVWLDLQDGFAHTGEGDGRPTSSFFPLVISPSSRAGILFGICLGNATNGDETARINSDSILNIRYGILGDRTVGAHNPVATESEGDKKDLLFRSALVLQRPVLDPCLAVGFLPLPSGSLRVGQLVSMRWRIERLKEFDENTISPDNQDEVLYEVNTNPTNWMIAGRKRGHVSLSTKQGSRIVISITCVPLVSGYIRPPQLSLPNLDDANISCNPAGPHLVCILPPALSSSFCIPA; encoded by the exons ATGGCGAATTACTTAGCTCAATTTCAAACAATCAAGAGTGTTTCTGATCACTTGGTTATTTCAG TTGAAGATGTGAGCGATTTGTGGAACGTGGTTAAAAAGGAATTTGAAGAGCGTTTGCCATTTAAAAGAGCTTGTTTAAACAACAAGGCTCGGAACCCCGTGTATGTGGAAAAATTACCTGCTGAGTTCATTTTAACAACTGATGCAAGACTCAGAAGCCGATTTCCTCAAGAGCAGTCAATATTTTGGTTTCGGGAGCCATATGCAACTGTGGTCCTAGTTAGTTGCGAG gattttgatgaattcaagaacaTTCTAAAACCGCGTCTAAAGTTGATTGTGCAAAATGATGAAAGGGAGTGGTTTATTGTATTTGTGTCAAAAGCTCACCCCAGCAATGACTCGGCTACTAAGTTGGCAAAAAAGATATATTCGAAGCTTGAGGTGGATTTTAGCTCAAAAAAGAGAGAAAG GTGCTGCAAACTAGATTTGCATGGGCCAGAAACAAATTTTTGGGAGGATTTGGACTCTAAGATCATGGAGTCTATAAGAAATACACTGGATAGACGTGTTCAGTTCTATGAAGAGGAAATTCGCAGGCAAAGTGAACAGCGCTTCATGCCAAGTTGGAATTTTTGTAACTTCTTCATTttgaag gaaagctTGGCTTTTATGTTTCAGATGGCTCATTTGCATGAGGATTCGTTACGCGAGTACGACGAATTGGAACTTTGCTATTTGGAAACAG TTAATACTTCAGCCTTGAGAAAGAGGGATTTGGGAGGAATGGACCAAGGAGATGATCAGGCAGCACTCCTAAAACCCGAATATAAACCACTATCGCAGATCGTCCAAGATGATTCATTTAGAGAATTTGAATTTCGGCAGTATCTGTTTGCCTGTCAATCCATG TTGTTGTTCAAGCTAAATCGTCCGGTTGAGGTTGCTTCAAGAGGTCATTCTTTTATAATCAGCTTCTCGAAGGCCTTGGCATCACGAGAA CATCTCTTACCCTTCTGTTTGCGTGAAGTATGGGTAATAACCGCATGCTTAGCTTTAATTGATGCAACCAGTTCCCATTATAAGGATAAGGATAGGCTTGTGGCGCCTGATGTTGAGAAGGAGTTCCACCGCCTTCAGGGTGATCTTTATTCACTAAGTAGGGTTAAG TTCATGAGGCTTGCATATTTAATTGGATATGGACCAGAAATCGAAAGGAGTCCTGTTAACAG TGCTGCATTAAGCATGCTACCTTGGCCCAAGCCAACAGTATGGCCTTCACTTCCGACTGACGCTTCAGCAGAAGTGcttacaaaagaaaaa ATGATTCTTCAAACAAACCCCAGATCCAAGCACTTTGGTATACAGAGGAAACCATTGCCTCTGGAACCTTCTGTGCTTCTACGAGAGGCTAATAGGCGAAGGGCTTCTCTTTCTGGGGGAAATATGTTTGAAATGTTCGATAGTCACCCAAGTTTCATTGATGG CTCAGGAGTGGATGCAGCTCTGGGGATGCCAGTATCAAATAAGGTTAATGCGGGTATGCCCAGAACCAACTCTATACCAGGAAATTTTGAGAGCTTAGTTGATCGGCCTATGCGAATATCAGAAATTCATGTCGCTGCAGAGCATGCCCTGCAGCGTACAATTTCTGATCCTGATTTGTGGAAGTTCTTATCATCTGTAAACGACTTTGAG CAAAAATATCTCGAGCTAACAAAAGGTGCAGCTGATAATTATCACCATTCTTGGTGGAAAAGACATGGTGTTGTCCTAGACGGCGAGATTGCTGCTGTTTACTATAAACATGGAAATTTTGACCTAGCAGCTAAGTCATATGAGAAGGTTTGTGCTCTTTATGCTGGTGAAGGATGGCAGGACTTGCTGGCTGAAGTTCTTCCCAATTTGGCCGAGTGTCAAAAGATACTGAATGATGAAGCTGGTTATCTATCTTCTTGTGTAAGGCTGCTGTCACTGGATAGTGGCTTATTTTTAACTAAAGAACGCCAATCATTTCAGTCAGAGGTTGTTCAGATTGCCCATAGTGAAATGAAGCATCCCGTTCCTTTGGATGTGTCATCATTAGTAACATTTTCTGGGAATCCTGGCCCACCACTCGAGTTGTGTGATGGGGATCCTGGTACCCTAACTGTAACAGTCTGGAGTGGATTTCCTGATGATATAACACTTGATGCACTCAGTCTGTCTCTGATGGCTACATATAATGCTGATGAAGGTGCAAAG CCCATAATAAGTTCCAAACCGACCATATTGAAGCCCGGCAGGAACTCCATTACTCTTGCCATACCCCCACAAAAACCGGGATCATACATCTTGGGGGTTCTCACTGGGCAGATTGGGCACCTAAGGTTTCGATCGCACAGCTTCTCTAAAGGCGGACCTGCAGACAGTGATGATTTTATGAGCTACGAGAAGCCAGCACGGCCAATCTTAAAG GTCTTCAAGCCAAGACCTCTAGTTGATCTTACTGCTGCCATATCGTCTGCTTTGCTGATGAATGAACCACAATGGATTGGATTAATAGTAACGCCTATTAACTACTCCCTTCGAGGTGCTTCCTTGCATATTGATACTGGTCCTGGCCTGAAAATTGAGGATTCACATGCTATTGAGATGGAGAATCACAGTAAGGTACTACAGAACACTGCTCGGACAGGGAACTCTGACGATTCTAAAAATGAAAGTTCTTCTGTTTCTGAAGAATTTGCGCAGCTGATGCTTAAAGATGGTAAAATAGAGTTGCCAGATTGGTCTAGCAATTCCGCCTCTGTTTTGTGGTTTCCTGTACATGCGACTGACAGTAGGTCGGCAGATGGAATTTCATCAG TTGCTGCTCAGAGACAAAGTATAGTTGATGGCATGAGAACAATAGCGTTGAAACTTGAATTTGGAATTTCTCGGAACCAGACATTTGAAAG GACTCTTGCTCTGCATTTCACTGATCCTTTCCATGTGAGTACACGTGTAGCAGACAAGTGCAATAGTGGTACTTTACTTTTGCAG GTCACTCTGCATTCCCAAGTGAAGGCCACATTGACCATATTTGATGTGTGGCTTGATCTGCAAGATGGATTTGCTCATACAGGGGAGGGTGATGGCAGGCCAACTTCAAGCTTCTTCCCACTTGTCATTTCCCCATCATCTAGAGCTGGAATCCTGTTTGGGATCTGCTTAGGGAATGCAACAAATGGAG ATGAAACTGCAAGGATAAATTCTGATAGTATATTAAATATCAGATATGGAATCTTAGGTGATAGAACAGTTGGAGCACATAATCCTGTAGCCACTGAATCTGAAGGTGATAAAAAAGATTTGCTCTTCAGGAGTGCACTCGTTCTGCAAAGGCCTGTGCTTGATCCATGCCTGGCGGTTGGATTTCTTCCCCTCCCCTCAGGTAGTCTGAGAGTTGGTCAGCTTGTTAGCATGAGATGGAGAATTGAAAGGTTAAAGGAATTTGACGAAAACACAATTTCCCCTGACAAT CAAGATGAAGTATTATATGAAGTGAACACAAATCCCACAAACTGGATGATAGCTGGAAGGAAGCGCGGCCATGTTTCACTATCTACGAAGCAAG GTTCGAGGATCGTTATATCAATTACATGTGTACCTTTGGTGTCTGGATATATTCGTCCTCCTCAACTGAGTCTACCAAATCTGGATGATGCTAATATAAGCTGCAATCCTGCTGGCCCACACCTGGTCTGCATTTTACCTCCAGCTCTCAGTTCCTCATTTTGTATCCCAGCATAA